In one Aythya fuligula isolate bAytFul2 chromosome 12, bAytFul2.pri, whole genome shotgun sequence genomic region, the following are encoded:
- the NRN1L gene encoding neuritin-like protein produces MGCWRLLPVVCPLLLQLLHLAATQEPVSMAGKCDTIYKGFAGCLISLGDSMAQSVRQQQQQEEEGTQEAQELDTICKSWDDFHACASGVLSSCPEEAAAIWESLRQESRKIQFQGNLQELCSARGRLASARGSPPAETNQATLRGSATLRRPGLLPLLAPVLLLARL; encoded by the exons ATGGGCTGCTGGCGGCTGCTGCCCGTCGTGTGcccgctgctcctgcagctcctgcacctcg ccgcCACCCAGGAGCCCGTCAGCATGGCGGGGAAGTGTGACACCATCTACAAGGGCTTCGCCGGCTGCCTCATCAGCCTGGGGGACAGCATGGCCCAGAGCgtccggcagcagcagcagcaggaggaggagggcaccCAGGAGGCGCAGGAGCTGGACACCATCTGCAA gTCCTGGGACGATTTCCACGCCTGCGCCAGCGGGGTGCTGTCGAGCTGCCCCGAGGAGGCGGCCGCCATCTGGGAGTCTCTGCGCCAGGAGTCCCGCAAGATCCAGTTCCAGGGGAAcctgcaggagctctgcagcGCCCGGGGACGCCTGGCCAGCGCCCGGGGCTCGCCGCCCGCCGAGACCAACCAGGCCACGCTGCGGGGCTCGGCCACCCTGCGCCGCCccggcctcctgcccctgctggccccggtgctgctgctggcccggCTCTAG